A single region of the Vicia villosa cultivar HV-30 ecotype Madison, WI linkage group LG4, Vvil1.0, whole genome shotgun sequence genome encodes:
- the LOC131595160 gene encoding vacuolar-sorting receptor 6-like isoform X2, with amino-acid sequence MKPSMFHIFVLFFILTYVQGRFVVEKNSITVLSPHKLRGKKDGAIGNFGIPNYGGYILGSLVYPDKGSHGCQVFEGDKPFKFRSNRPTIVLLDRGECYFALKVWHAQLAGAAAVLVTDSIDESLITMDSPEESTDADGYIEKIVIPSVLIEKSFGDSLKDSLSNKDEVLIRIDWRESVPHPDNRVEYEFWTNSNDECGPRCDEQMNFVKNFKGHAQILERGGYTLFTPHYITWFCPKPFVESSQCKSQCINHGRYCAPDPEKDFGEGYEGKDVVYENLRQLCVHRVANESNRSWVWWDYVTDFHVRCSMKEKKYSKDCAEVVMKSLDLPIEKIKKCVGDPEADVENEVLKIEQTAQIGGGSRGDVTILPTLILNNVQYRGKLERTSVLKAICAGFKETTEPQVCLSGDIETNECLERRNGGCWQDRSANVTACKDTFRGRVCECPVVEGVQYKGDGYTTCEAFGPARCSINNGGCWSETRNKITFSACSESKVNGCHCPEGFVGDGIKCEDIDECKEKSACQCDGCSCKDTWGGYDCKCKGNLLYIKEQDICIERNGSKFGKVLAFVVIAVVAIAGLAGYVFYKYRLRSYMDSEIMAIMSQYMPLDQQNNVVHAESEPLRQGNV; translated from the exons ATGAAACCCTCCATGTTTCATATCTTTGTCTTGTTCTTCATTCTAACCTATGTTCAAGGTCGTTTTGTGGTGGAGAAAAATAGCATAACGGTTCTGTCACCACATAAACTACGAGGTAAAAAAGATGGTGCCATAGGAAACTTTGGAATTCCAAATTATGGAGGCTATATTCTTGGATCGCTTGTTTATCCTGACAAAGGCTCTCATGGTTGTCAAGTCTTTGAAGGTGATAAGCCTTTCAAGTTTCGGTCTAATCGCCCAACTATTGTTCTTCTTGATCGTGGAG AATGTTATTTTGCCTTAAAGGTATGGCATGCACAGCTGGCTGGAGCTGCAGCGGTGTTAGTTACTGACAGTATTGATGAGTCACTGATAACTATGGATTCGCCTGAGGAGAGCACCGATGCGGACGGATACATAGAAAAGATTGTAATTCCGTCGGTTCTAATTGAAAAGTCCTTTGGCGATTCATTGAAGGATTCTCTAAGTAACAAAGACGAAGTTTTGATAAGAATAGACTGGCGCGAATCTGTTCCTCACCCTGACAATCGGGTCGAGTATGAGTTCTGGACCAACAGCAACGACGAATGCGGCCCTCGTTGCGATGAACAGATGAATTTTGTGAAGAATTTCAAGGGTCATGCTCAGATTCTTGAGAGAGGTGGGTATACATTGTTTACTCCACATTATATAACATGGTTTTGTCCAAAGCCGTTTGTTGAAAGCAGCCAATGTAAGTCTCAATGTATAAACCACGGAAGATATTGCGCGCCGGATCCTGAGAAGGATTTTGGTGAGGGATATGAAGGGAAGGATGTAGTGTATGAGAATTTGAGACAGCTTTGTGTTCATAGAGTGGCGAACGAGAGTAACCGTTCGTGGGTGTGGTGGGATTATGTGACAGATTTTCATGTTAGGTGTTCTATGAAGGAGAAAAAATATAGCAAAGATTGTGCTGAAGTTGTCATGAAATCATTAG ATCTTCCTATTGAGAAAATCAAGAAATGTGTTGGTGATCCTGAAGCTGATGTCGAGAATGAAGTTCTAAAGATCGAACAAACAGCACAG ATTGGAGGAGGATCTCGTGGCGATGTAACCATTTTGCCAACATTGATTTTAAACAATGTCCAGTATAGAG GAAAATTGGAAAGAACATCTGTTTTGAAGGCGATATGTGCAGGATTTAAGGAGACTACTGAACCTCAAGTTTGTTTAAGTGGAG ATATCGAAACTAACGAGTGTCTAGAAAGAAGAAATGGAGGATGCTGGCAAGACAGAAGTGCTAATGTAACTGCTTGCAAG GATACTTTCAGGGGAAGAGTTTGCGAATGTCCTGTTGTGGAAGGTGTTCAGTATAAGGGTGATGGTTATACAACATGTGAAG CTTTTGGACCTGCAAGATGCTCTATAAACAATGGAGGCTGTTGGTCagaaactagaaataaaattacTTTCTCAGCTTGTTCA gaATCCAAGGTAAATGGCTGTCACTGCCCAGAAGGATTTGTTGGAGATGGTATCAAATGTGAAG ATATCGATGAATGTAAGGAAAAAAGTGCTTGTCAGTGTGATGGCTGCAGCTGTAAGGACACTTGGGGTGGTTACGATTGTAAATGCAAAGGCAATCTTCTTTACATCAAGGAACAAGATATTTGTATTG AAAGAAATGGATCAAAATTTGGAAAAGTACTCGCATTTGTGGTCATAGCAGTTGTTGCGATAGCTGGTCTAGCTGGTTACGTATTCTACAAGTATAGACTCAGG TCTTACATGGACTCCGAGATCATGGCGATCATGTCACAATACATGCCATTGGACCAGCAAAACAATGTAGTCCATGCTGAATCAGAGCCTTTACGACAAGGCAATGTGTAA
- the LOC131595160 gene encoding vacuolar-sorting receptor 6-like isoform X1, with protein sequence MKPSMFHIFVLFFILTYVQGRFVVEKNSITVLSPHKLRGKKDGAIGNFGIPNYGGYILGSLVYPDKGSHGCQVFEGDKPFKFRSNRPTIVLLDRGECYFALKVWHAQLAGAAAVLVTDSIDESLITMDSPEESTDADGYIEKIVIPSVLIEKSFGDSLKDSLSNKDEVLIRIDWRESVPHPDNRVEYEFWTNSNDECGPRCDEQMNFVKNFKGHAQILERGGYTLFTPHYITWFCPKPFVESSQCKSQCINHGRYCAPDPEKDFGEGYEGKDVVYENLRQLCVHRVANESNRSWVWWDYVTDFHVRCSMKEKKYSKDCAEVVMKSLDLPIEKIKKCVGDPEADVENEVLKIEQTAQIGGGSRGDVTILPTLILNNVQYRGKLERTSVLKAICAGFKETTEPQVCLSGDIETNECLERRNGGCWQDRSANVTACKDTFRGRVCECPVVEGVQYKGDGYTTCEAFGPARCSINNGGCWSETRNKITFSACSESKVNGCHCPEGFVGDGIKCEDIDECKEKSACQCDGCSCKDTWGGYDCKCKGNLLYIKEQDICIAERNGSKFGKVLAFVVIAVVAIAGLAGYVFYKYRLRSYMDSEIMAIMSQYMPLDQQNNVVHAESEPLRQGNV encoded by the exons ATGAAACCCTCCATGTTTCATATCTTTGTCTTGTTCTTCATTCTAACCTATGTTCAAGGTCGTTTTGTGGTGGAGAAAAATAGCATAACGGTTCTGTCACCACATAAACTACGAGGTAAAAAAGATGGTGCCATAGGAAACTTTGGAATTCCAAATTATGGAGGCTATATTCTTGGATCGCTTGTTTATCCTGACAAAGGCTCTCATGGTTGTCAAGTCTTTGAAGGTGATAAGCCTTTCAAGTTTCGGTCTAATCGCCCAACTATTGTTCTTCTTGATCGTGGAG AATGTTATTTTGCCTTAAAGGTATGGCATGCACAGCTGGCTGGAGCTGCAGCGGTGTTAGTTACTGACAGTATTGATGAGTCACTGATAACTATGGATTCGCCTGAGGAGAGCACCGATGCGGACGGATACATAGAAAAGATTGTAATTCCGTCGGTTCTAATTGAAAAGTCCTTTGGCGATTCATTGAAGGATTCTCTAAGTAACAAAGACGAAGTTTTGATAAGAATAGACTGGCGCGAATCTGTTCCTCACCCTGACAATCGGGTCGAGTATGAGTTCTGGACCAACAGCAACGACGAATGCGGCCCTCGTTGCGATGAACAGATGAATTTTGTGAAGAATTTCAAGGGTCATGCTCAGATTCTTGAGAGAGGTGGGTATACATTGTTTACTCCACATTATATAACATGGTTTTGTCCAAAGCCGTTTGTTGAAAGCAGCCAATGTAAGTCTCAATGTATAAACCACGGAAGATATTGCGCGCCGGATCCTGAGAAGGATTTTGGTGAGGGATATGAAGGGAAGGATGTAGTGTATGAGAATTTGAGACAGCTTTGTGTTCATAGAGTGGCGAACGAGAGTAACCGTTCGTGGGTGTGGTGGGATTATGTGACAGATTTTCATGTTAGGTGTTCTATGAAGGAGAAAAAATATAGCAAAGATTGTGCTGAAGTTGTCATGAAATCATTAG ATCTTCCTATTGAGAAAATCAAGAAATGTGTTGGTGATCCTGAAGCTGATGTCGAGAATGAAGTTCTAAAGATCGAACAAACAGCACAG ATTGGAGGAGGATCTCGTGGCGATGTAACCATTTTGCCAACATTGATTTTAAACAATGTCCAGTATAGAG GAAAATTGGAAAGAACATCTGTTTTGAAGGCGATATGTGCAGGATTTAAGGAGACTACTGAACCTCAAGTTTGTTTAAGTGGAG ATATCGAAACTAACGAGTGTCTAGAAAGAAGAAATGGAGGATGCTGGCAAGACAGAAGTGCTAATGTAACTGCTTGCAAG GATACTTTCAGGGGAAGAGTTTGCGAATGTCCTGTTGTGGAAGGTGTTCAGTATAAGGGTGATGGTTATACAACATGTGAAG CTTTTGGACCTGCAAGATGCTCTATAAACAATGGAGGCTGTTGGTCagaaactagaaataaaattacTTTCTCAGCTTGTTCA gaATCCAAGGTAAATGGCTGTCACTGCCCAGAAGGATTTGTTGGAGATGGTATCAAATGTGAAG ATATCGATGAATGTAAGGAAAAAAGTGCTTGTCAGTGTGATGGCTGCAGCTGTAAGGACACTTGGGGTGGTTACGATTGTAAATGCAAAGGCAATCTTCTTTACATCAAGGAACAAGATATTTGTATTG cAGAAAGAAATGGATCAAAATTTGGAAAAGTACTCGCATTTGTGGTCATAGCAGTTGTTGCGATAGCTGGTCTAGCTGGTTACGTATTCTACAAGTATAGACTCAGG TCTTACATGGACTCCGAGATCATGGCGATCATGTCACAATACATGCCATTGGACCAGCAAAACAATGTAGTCCATGCTGAATCAGAGCCTTTACGACAAGGCAATGTGTAA